TGCCGCTGAACTCGCCGTTCTCCACCAGCTGCAGCCAGCTTTGCGGGGCGACGATCACAACCATGCCGAACAGGATGGGCAGGCCGAGCCGGACCGCCCGCTCACGCGCCAGCGTCGATCCACCGAGCTTGTCAGCCGCAAAGCGCAGCGCGACGCCGGAGATGAAGAAAAGCAGGGCGAGGCGCCACGGGTTCAGCAGCATCATCAACCATTCGGCGCCGGGGCTGACATGCACGCTTTTCACGTGCCAGCCCCACGTCACGTAGAACATGCCGGTGTGGTAGAAAATGAGCAGGCCAAAGGCGATGATGCGCAGCCAGTCGAGATCGTAGCGGCGGGGGAAGGCGGGCGCCGGAGACGGTTCGGTCATGGGGAAACTCCTTGTTCTGGAGCGCAGACTGAAAGACGCCCGGCCAGGCGTCATGTGCCAAGGGGTATCCGGTGGGTGCAGGGGACAAACGGCCCCCGCCGGGGATGAATGGCGGCGATCCGGGACGAAATTCCGCCAATAGCCTTCCGGTTCGTACGCGGTTTGTGGCAGGACACAGCGATGGTGACAGAGACGCAGCATCCCGAGATCAGGGCCGACGCCCGGGCCGACCGGCGGACCTGGTTCTTTTTCGGTTTGTTCATGGTCGCCTCCTTTTTCGAGAAATCCCTCTCGGATCATGACGACCTTGTGCGGGCAGGCTCGACGCATCCGAACCTGCCATGGCTGAGCCAGGCAACATCGCATCTGGTGATCCTGGCCATGGTGCCGTTCATCACCTTCATGTTGAGCCGGTTTCCCTTCACATCAGACCGCTGGCGCCAGAACCTGGCGATCCACGCGGCGGCGACGGTCGCGTTCTCCGCGGTGCACATCTTCCTGATGGTGTGGTTCAGAAAACTGCTGACCCCGCTTGTGTTCGGCTTTCCATACGATTTCGGTCTCACGGACCTGTCGCTCTGGCTGTATGAATACCGCAAGGATGTGCTCAGCTACACGCTGATCGCGGCGATCTTCTGGATGAACCGGGTGGCAGAGCAGAAGGCCATGGAAGCAGAGGCCGCCCGAAGCGAAGCGAAAGACCGTCACCGGCTGACGCTGAAATCCGGTGGACGAACCTTTTTCGTGACCGCCGATGATGTGATCTGGGCGAAGGCCGCGTCCAATTATGTGGAAGTGGTCACGCCGGCGAAAACCTATCTGGCGCGGATGACGCTGACGGAGCTGGAACGTCTTCTGGAGGAGGC
This is a stretch of genomic DNA from Hyphomonas adhaerens MHS-3. It encodes these proteins:
- a CDS encoding LytR/AlgR family response regulator transcription factor; this translates as MVTETQHPEIRADARADRRTWFFFGLFMVASFFEKSLSDHDDLVRAGSTHPNLPWLSQATSHLVILAMVPFITFMLSRFPFTSDRWRQNLAIHAAATVAFSAVHIFLMVWFRKLLTPLVFGFPYDFGLTDLSLWLYEYRKDVLSYTLIAAIFWMNRVAEQKAMEAEAARSEAKDRHRLTLKSGGRTFFVTADDVIWAKAASNYVEVVTPAKTYLARMTLTELERLLEEAGGHHVRVHRSHIVNLDHVRVITPTGEGDALIELDSGDTVPGSRRYRERYAQTA